The following proteins come from a genomic window of Ferrovibrio sp. MS7:
- the ntrC gene encoding nitrogen regulation protein NR(I) yields the protein MSNKGTILVADDDRSIRTVLDQALGRVGYQVRSTGNAATLWRWTSEGEGDLIITDVVMPDENGLDLLPRIKRIRPDLPIIVMSAQKTLLTAVKAAERGAYDYLPKPFDLKELLRVVERALSQPKAMPSEAAEAANDEEKLPLIGRSPSMQEIYRVMARLMGTDLTVLISGESGTGKELVARALHDYGKRRNGPFVAINMAAIPRELIESELFGHEKGAFTGANARYAGRFEQSEGGTLFLDEIGDMPIEAQTRLLRVLQQGEYTTVGGRTAIRTDVRIVAATNRDLRQLVNQGLFREDLFYRLNVVPLRLPPLRERGEDIPDLVRHFLNQAHAQGLPLKTVSPEAMERLRRYRWPGNVRELENLVRRLAALYAEDVIGVEVIENELAEPPQAARAPEPNEEETLAGAIERHITKYFAAHGDDLPPNGLYDRMLRELEIPLISLSLAATRGNQIKAASMLGLNRNTLRKKIRDHNIQVIRGLK from the coding sequence ATGAGCAACAAAGGTACGATCCTGGTCGCAGACGATGATCGCTCGATTAGGACCGTGCTGGACCAGGCTTTGGGCCGGGTCGGCTATCAGGTACGTTCCACCGGCAATGCGGCGACGCTGTGGCGCTGGACCTCGGAAGGTGAGGGCGACCTGATCATCACCGACGTGGTGATGCCGGACGAGAATGGCCTGGACCTGCTGCCGCGCATCAAGCGTATCCGGCCCGATCTGCCGATCATCGTGATGAGCGCACAGAAGACCCTGCTCACCGCCGTGAAGGCGGCCGAGCGCGGCGCCTACGATTACCTGCCCAAGCCCTTCGACCTCAAGGAATTGCTGCGCGTTGTGGAGCGCGCGCTGAGCCAGCCTAAGGCGATGCCGTCGGAAGCCGCCGAGGCGGCGAATGACGAGGAAAAGCTGCCGCTGATCGGCCGTTCGCCCTCGATGCAGGAAATCTACCGCGTCATGGCGCGCCTGATGGGCACCGATCTGACGGTGCTGATCTCGGGCGAGAGCGGCACCGGCAAGGAACTGGTGGCGCGCGCGCTGCATGATTACGGCAAGCGCCGCAATGGCCCCTTCGTGGCGATCAACATGGCGGCGATTCCGCGCGAGCTGATCGAGTCCGAATTGTTCGGTCACGAAAAGGGCGCCTTCACCGGTGCTAATGCGCGCTATGCCGGCCGCTTCGAGCAGTCGGAGGGTGGCACGCTGTTCCTGGACGAAATCGGCGATATGCCGATCGAGGCGCAGACCCGCCTGCTGCGCGTGTTGCAGCAGGGCGAATACACCACCGTGGGCGGCCGTACCGCGATCCGTACCGATGTGCGCATTGTCGCCGCCACGAACCGCGATCTGCGCCAGTTGGTGAACCAGGGCCTGTTCCGCGAGGACTTGTTCTATCGCCTGAACGTAGTGCCGCTGCGCCTGCCGCCGCTGCGCGAGCGTGGCGAGGACATCCCGGATCTGGTGCGGCATTTCCTTAATCAGGCCCATGCCCAGGGGCTGCCGCTCAAGACCGTGTCGCCGGAAGCCATGGAGCGGCTGCGCCGCTACCGCTGGCCGGGCAATGTGCGTGAGCTGGAGAATCTGGTGCGCCGCCTGGCCGCGCTTTACGCCGAGGATGTGATCGGCGTGGAGGTGATCGAGAACGAGCTGGCCGAGCCGCCGCAGGCTGCCCGGGCGCCGGAGCCGAACGAGGAGGAGACCCTCGCCGGTGCGATTGAACGCCATATCACGAAGTATTTTGCCGCCCATGGCGACGATCTGCCGCCCAACGGGCTTTACGACCGCATGCTGCGTGAGCTGGAAATACCGCTGATCTCGCTTAGCCTGGCTGCGACGCGGGGCAACCAGATCAAGGCGGCCTCGATGCTGGGGCTGAACCGCAACACGCTGCGCAAGAAGATCCGCGACCACAACATCCAGGTCATTCGCGGTCTGAAATAG
- a CDS encoding sensor histidine kinase NtrY-like — protein sequence MLLWRRLVAWIARHRVMRYFEIAVAVSALALGIVTYVAMTPGAMRELSPREIQFMLLSDLVALLALIAVVARRLVMLWMQRRRGAAGSRLHARLVVIFAVLSSLPAVLMSVFAVLFFSLGLQTWFSDRVNTAVKASVAVAEAYSQEHRKTIRADILGMAVDLNREASRLGRNPILFQQAVLTLARLRGLGEAMVFTSTREILAQTRLGMQFDLDQITDPMLFDAANGQLVFIAADSDERVRGLIKLDGFVDAFLYVGRFIDPQVLANLDRTRAAAAQYNRLEQERSGLEVRFAGLFILVSLLLLLASIWLSLTMATRLATPIGEVVSAAERISTGELGVRVTEQPGEDEIGNLGRAFNRMTGQLAAQQAQLISANRQLDERRRFTETVLAGVSAGVIGVDLSGKVTLPNPSALHLLEAGFDDVVGKPFIDVAPEMAPLFLQLRDNPAEQVARGQVVVQRGEAPRSLLVRVAREITGNELLGYVVTFDDVTELMAAQRNAAWADIARRIAHEIKNPLTPIQLSAERLKRKYLKEVSTDPEIFAQCTDTIIRQVGDIGRMVDEFSAFARMPRPVYREEDLTQIVRQSAFMQQVARGDIGFESRFPADPVLLKCDARQISQVLTNVLQNALDAIDGRERREDTALPPGRIRIELRLEQAEAQLLICDNGKGLPAELRGRLFEPYVTTRVKGTGLGLAIVKKIIEEHGGQITLEDARAFDPEAKSGSLARIRLPLMPAIGQQQGGGAETTNHIETTKQMVGVSSHGA from the coding sequence GTGCTGTTATGGCGTCGCCTGGTCGCCTGGATCGCGCGCCACCGGGTGATGCGCTATTTCGAGATCGCCGTCGCGGTTTCAGCCCTGGCGCTCGGCATTGTCACCTATGTGGCGATGACCCCAGGCGCGATGCGCGAACTCAGCCCGCGCGAAATCCAGTTCATGCTGCTCTCCGACCTGGTGGCCCTGCTGGCGCTGATTGCCGTGGTGGCGCGCCGCCTGGTGATGCTGTGGATGCAGCGCCGGCGCGGCGCGGCGGGTTCGCGTCTGCATGCCCGGCTGGTGGTGATTTTTGCCGTGCTGTCCTCGCTGCCGGCGGTGTTGATGTCGGTGTTTGCCGTGCTGTTCTTCAGCCTCGGCCTGCAAACCTGGTTCAGCGACCGTGTGAACACGGCGGTGAAGGCATCGGTGGCGGTGGCAGAGGCCTATTCCCAGGAGCACCGCAAGACGATCCGCGCCGATATACTGGGCATGGCGGTCGATCTCAACCGTGAAGCCTCGCGCCTGGGGCGCAACCCGATCCTGTTCCAGCAGGCGGTGCTCACCCTGGCCCGGCTGCGCGGCCTGGGCGAGGCCATGGTCTTCACCTCGACGCGCGAAATCCTGGCCCAGACACGGCTCGGCATGCAGTTCGACCTGGATCAGATCACCGATCCGATGCTGTTCGATGCCGCCAACGGCCAGCTTGTGTTTATCGCTGCTGACTCCGACGAGCGCGTGCGCGGCCTGATCAAACTCGATGGCTTCGTCGATGCCTTCCTCTATGTCGGCCGCTTCATCGACCCGCAGGTGCTGGCCAACCTGGATCGCACCCGTGCGGCGGCCGCGCAATATAACCGTCTGGAGCAGGAGCGTTCCGGCCTGGAAGTCCGCTTCGCCGGCCTGTTCATCCTGGTATCGCTGCTGCTGCTGCTGGCCTCGATCTGGCTCAGCCTCACCATGGCCACCCGGCTGGCGACGCCGATAGGCGAGGTCGTATCCGCCGCAGAGCGGATCAGTACTGGCGAACTTGGGGTGCGCGTTACCGAACAGCCGGGCGAGGACGAGATCGGCAATCTCGGTCGTGCCTTCAACCGTATGACGGGCCAGCTTGCGGCGCAGCAGGCACAGCTCATCAGTGCCAACCGCCAACTCGACGAGCGCCGCCGCTTCACCGAAACCGTGTTGGCTGGTGTCTCGGCTGGTGTCATCGGCGTTGATCTCAGCGGCAAGGTCACGTTGCCGAACCCTTCTGCTCTGCATCTGCTGGAGGCCGGGTTCGACGATGTGGTGGGCAAGCCGTTCATTGATGTGGCGCCCGAGATGGCGCCCCTGTTTCTGCAACTTCGAGATAATCCCGCCGAACAAGTCGCACGCGGTCAGGTGGTGGTTCAGCGTGGCGAAGCGCCGCGCAGCCTGCTGGTCCGCGTGGCGCGCGAGATCACTGGCAATGAGCTGCTGGGCTACGTCGTCACCTTCGATGACGTAACTGAACTGATGGCGGCGCAGCGCAATGCCGCCTGGGCCGATATCGCCCGGCGCATTGCCCATGAGATCAAGAATCCGCTTACCCCGATCCAGCTTTCCGCCGAGCGGCTGAAGCGCAAGTATCTCAAGGAAGTCAGTACGGATCCGGAGATCTTCGCGCAATGCACCGATACTATCATTCGCCAAGTGGGTGATATCGGCCGCATGGTGGATGAATTCTCCGCCTTCGCCCGCATGCCGCGCCCGGTCTACCGCGAGGAAGACCTCACCCAGATCGTGCGGCAGTCAGCGTTCATGCAGCAGGTGGCGCGCGGCGATATCGGTTTCGAGAGCCGTTTCCCGGCCGATCCGGTGCTGCTGAAATGCGATGCACGGCAGATTTCGCAAGTGCTGACCAATGTGCTGCAGAATGCGCTGGATGCCATCGATGGCCGCGAACGCCGCGAGGATACCGCATTGCCGCCAGGCCGCATCCGGATCGAGTTGCGGCTGGAACAGGCCGAGGCGCAGCTTCTGATCTGCGACAACGGCAAGGGCCTGCCGGCGGAATTGCGGGGCCGGCTATTCGAGCCTTATGTGACGACGCGTGTCAAAGGCACCGGCCTCGGCCTTGCCATTGTGAAGAAGATCATCGAGGAGCATGGCGGCCAGATCACGCTGGAGGATGCCCGGGCGTTTGATCCGGAAGCGAAAAGTGGTAGTTTGGCGCGGATTCGATTGCCGCTCATGCCCGCCATCGGGCAGCAGCAGGGGGGCGGCGCCGAAACCACGAACCATATCGAGACGACGAAGCAGATGGTTGGCGTGAGCAGTCATGGCGCGTGA
- the trkA gene encoding Trk system potassium transporter TrkA, producing the protein MKVIVCGAGLVGTTIARQLAAEGNEVTVIDQSAEQAHKVAETYDLRSIVGHASHPDVLDRAGAADADMLIAVTYADEVNMIACEVGRAIFKVPTKIARIRAQSYLKPEWSDLFNGENISIDYIISPEIEVARAIHRRILTPGAFDMIPFAGDRLRLIGVRLEEECPVLNTPLRQLTELFPDLNINVCGIVRNDEMIVPEADDHMEAGDEIYFLAMTSHVQRAMRLFGHEEREARRIVLAGGGNIGLFLAREIEAQKSVKLKLIEANRARAENIAGQLQDTVVIQGDTLDMDILNEAKISRAEAIIALTNDDEVNILASLLAKRAGCQRAITLVNNPAYENLIGSLGIDVVVNPRSTTVSSILQHVRRGRIRGVYSLRDGAAEVVEAVAIQTSALVGKPLRELKLPVGIMIGAIVRGEDVEIARGDSEIEAGDRLILFARKDAVKKVEKLFAVRLEFF; encoded by the coding sequence ATGAAAGTCATCGTTTGTGGCGCCGGCCTGGTTGGCACCACCATCGCCCGGCAGCTTGCTGCCGAGGGCAATGAAGTGACGGTAATCGACCAGTCGGCGGAGCAGGCGCATAAGGTTGCCGAGACCTACGATCTCCGCTCCATTGTCGGCCATGCCTCGCATCCGGATGTGCTGGACCGTGCCGGTGCCGCCGATGCCGACATGCTGATCGCGGTGACCTATGCCGACGAGGTCAACATGATCGCCTGTGAGGTCGGCCGCGCCATTTTCAAGGTGCCGACCAAGATCGCCCGTATCCGCGCCCAGAGCTATCTGAAGCCGGAATGGTCCGATCTGTTCAATGGCGAGAATATCTCCATCGACTACATCATCTCGCCGGAAATCGAGGTGGCGCGCGCGATTCACCGCCGCATCCTGACGCCTGGCGCCTTCGACATGATTCCCTTCGCCGGTGACCGTCTGCGCTTGATCGGCGTGCGCCTGGAAGAAGAATGCCCGGTGCTGAACACGCCGCTGCGCCAGCTTACCGAGCTGTTCCCGGACCTCAACATCAATGTCTGCGGCATCGTGCGCAACGACGAGATGATCGTGCCCGAGGCCGACGATCACATGGAGGCGGGCGACGAAATCTATTTCCTCGCCATGACCAGCCATGTGCAACGCGCCATGCGGCTGTTTGGCCATGAGGAGCGCGAGGCGCGGCGTATCGTGCTGGCCGGCGGCGGCAATATCGGCCTGTTCCTGGCACGTGAGATCGAGGCACAGAAATCCGTCAAACTGAAGCTCATCGAGGCCAACCGTGCCCGTGCCGAAAACATTGCCGGCCAGTTGCAGGATACCGTGGTGATCCAGGGCGATACGCTCGACATGGATATCCTGAATGAGGCCAAGATCTCGCGCGCCGAGGCAATCATTGCGCTGACCAATGATGACGAAGTGAATATCCTCGCTTCCCTGCTTGCCAAGCGTGCCGGCTGCCAGCGTGCCATCACCCTGGTGAACAATCCGGCCTATGAGAACCTGATCGGCTCGCTAGGTATCGATGTAGTGGTCAATCCGCGTTCCACCACCGTATCTTCGATCCTGCAGCATGTGCGGCGCGGCCGTATCCGCGGCGTTTACAGCCTGCGCGATGGCGCGGCGGAAGTTGTGGAGGCGGTGGCGATTCAGACCAGCGCACTGGTGGGCAAGCCGTTGCGTGAGTTGAAGCTGCCTGTCGGCATTATGATTGGCGCCATCGTGCGCGGCGAGGATGTGGAAATCGCGCGCGGCGATTCCGAGATCGAGGCCGGCGACCGGCTGATCCTGTTCGCGCGCAAGGATGCGGTGAAGAAGGTCGAGAAGCTCTTCGCCGTGCGGCTTGAATTCTTCTGA
- the ntrX gene encoding nitrogen assimilation response regulator NtrX encodes MARDILIVDDEADIRNLIAGILEDEGYETRMAGDSDAALREVDSRRPSAVILDIWLQGSRLDGLEILDRIARDHPNVPVIIISGHGNIETAVSAIKRGAYDYIEKPFKSDRLLLLVERALEQARLRRENEELRQRSGSITEMIGHSPAINALRQAVERVAPSNSRVLISGPPGSGKELVARLLHARSRRAGGRLVALNAAAMTPDRMETELFGVEEASGGSHRVGVLEEAHGGTLFLDEVADMPLETQAKILRVLTEQSFERVGGRTRVQVDVRVVSGTSHDLAARVQQGLFRQDLYHRLNVVPLKVPALRDRREDIPELAKYFVHFEAQRQGVPERELAEDALLALQSAEWPGNVRELRNAVARLLIMMPGEQRGAIHADMLPADLGATPPVALRPETTTEVMALPLRDAREVFEREYLLAQITRFGGNVSRTASFIGMERSALHRKLKALGVANLDRNGS; translated from the coding sequence ATGGCGCGTGACATTCTGATTGTCGACGACGAAGCGGATATCCGCAACCTGATCGCTGGCATCCTGGAGGATGAGGGTTATGAAACCCGCATGGCCGGCGATTCCGATGCCGCTCTCCGCGAAGTTGACTCTCGCCGCCCCAGTGCCGTGATCCTTGATATCTGGTTGCAGGGTAGCAGGCTCGATGGCCTGGAAATCCTTGACCGCATCGCTCGCGATCATCCCAATGTGCCGGTGATCATCATTTCCGGTCATGGCAATATCGAAACCGCTGTGTCGGCGATCAAGCGTGGCGCCTACGATTACATCGAGAAGCCGTTCAAGAGCGACCGCCTGCTGCTGCTGGTGGAGCGCGCACTGGAGCAGGCCCGCCTGCGCCGCGAGAACGAGGAACTGCGCCAGCGTTCCGGCAGCATCACCGAGATGATCGGCCATTCGCCGGCGATCAACGCACTGCGTCAGGCCGTGGAGCGGGTGGCGCCAAGCAACAGCCGCGTGCTGATTTCCGGCCCGCCGGGTTCCGGCAAGGAACTGGTGGCGCGGCTGCTGCACGCCCGTTCGCGCCGTGCCGGCGGCCGGCTGGTAGCGCTGAATGCGGCGGCCATGACGCCGGACCGCATGGAAACCGAACTGTTCGGCGTTGAAGAGGCCAGCGGCGGCTCGCATCGCGTCGGTGTGCTGGAAGAAGCCCATGGCGGCACGCTGTTTCTTGATGAAGTGGCTGACATGCCGCTGGAGACCCAGGCCAAGATCCTGCGTGTGCTGACCGAGCAGAGCTTCGAGCGCGTTGGTGGTCGCACCCGCGTACAGGTGGACGTGCGCGTGGTCAGCGGCACCAGCCATGATCTTGCCGCCCGGGTGCAACAGGGCCTGTTCCGCCAGGATCTCTATCATCGCCTCAATGTCGTGCCGCTGAAGGTGCCCGCGCTTCGCGACCGGCGCGAGGATATTCCCGAACTGGCCAAGTATTTCGTGCATTTCGAGGCCCAGCGTCAGGGCGTGCCGGAGCGTGAACTGGCCGAGGATGCGCTGCTGGCGCTGCAATCGGCGGAATGGCCGGGCAATGTGCGCGAGCTGCGCAATGCCGTGGCGCGGCTGCTGATCATGATGCCGGGCGAGCAGCGCGGCGCCATCCATGCCGACATGTTGCCGGCCGATCTTGGCGCCACGCCGCCAGTGGCTTTGCGGCCCGAGACCACCACGGAAGTGATGGCGCTGCCGCTGCGCGATGCCCGCGAGGTGTTCGAGCGCGAATACCTGCTGGCGCAGATCACCCGCTTCGGCGGCAATGTTTCGCGCACCGCCAGCTTCATCGGCATGGAACGCTCCGCGCTGCACCGCAAGCTCAAGGCGCTGGGTGTTGCCAATCTCGACCGCAACGGCAGCTAG
- a CDS encoding inositol monophosphatase family protein — protein MIDMSAVNRLLVEAAKETILPHFRQLKAGEVDTKAGPHDVVTVADRAAEAWLGPKLKALASDSVIVGEEAASADESVMEALRRPGIAWLIDPVDGTANFAVGSALFAVMVTMVRDGEAEASWIHDPVRGVTAMARRGHGAWMLEADGTERRFQLSKPASLAHLSGAPNIRYGERDFAARIAHRLDRTAGVFILRCAGQEYMAIAEGHIHYALYNRALPWDHAAGCLLIEEAGGVAKRLDGSRYRAADKPWGSPLVVACGDDAWNWLKSGVFDP, from the coding sequence ATGATCGACATGTCGGCGGTGAACCGCCTGCTGGTGGAGGCGGCGAAGGAAACCATCCTGCCGCATTTTCGCCAGCTCAAGGCCGGCGAGGTGGATACCAAGGCCGGGCCGCATGATGTCGTTACTGTTGCCGACCGCGCCGCCGAAGCCTGGCTCGGCCCGAAGCTGAAGGCACTTGCGTCGGATTCCGTGATTGTCGGCGAAGAAGCCGCCAGCGCCGATGAAAGCGTGATGGAAGCCCTGCGCCGCCCGGGCATTGCCTGGCTGATCGATCCGGTGGATGGCACGGCCAATTTTGCCGTCGGCTCGGCCTTGTTCGCCGTCATGGTTACCATGGTGCGCGATGGCGAGGCGGAAGCGAGCTGGATTCACGATCCGGTGCGTGGCGTCACCGCCATGGCGCGGCGCGGGCATGGCGCCTGGATGCTGGAAGCCGATGGGACAGAGCGGCGTTTCCAGTTATCGAAACCCGCCAGCCTGGCGCATCTCTCAGGCGCGCCGAATATCCGCTATGGCGAGCGCGATTTCGCCGCACGCATCGCGCATCGGCTCGACCGTACCGCGGGTGTGTTCATCCTGCGCTGTGCCGGCCAGGAATACATGGCCATTGCCGAAGGGCACATCCATTACGCGCTCTATAACCGCGCCTTGCCCTGGGATCATGCTGCTGGCTGCCTGCTGATCGAGGAAGCCGGCGGGGTGGCGAAGCGGCTGGATGGCAGCCGGTATCGCGCCGCCGACAAGCCCTGGGGCAGCCCGCTTGTCGTGGCCTGCGGCGACGATGCTTGGAACTGGCTGAAATCAGGCGTTTTTGACCCCTGA
- a CDS encoding D-amino-acid transaminase — protein MSRVAYVNGRYQPYRNAMVHVEDRGFQFADGVYEVIAVIGGRMVDAEGHIVRLERNLDELRIAHPMSRAALQVVFEETIRRNRVDFGSIYVQVTRGAARRDFPFPAGARPTLVAIAKPLDRAKIAANAAKGVAAITTRDQRWARCDIKSVGLLPAALAKQQAKEAGAFEAWLVDGEGRVTEGSSSNAWIVTKDGALVTRQLDNGILSGITRSAILALAKAEGLKIEQRAFTPAEAYEAREAFVTSTTAFLMPVTSLDGRPIGNGAPGLLSGKIRALYEVYADSQAAGELPSAPYLAP, from the coding sequence ATGTCGCGCGTTGCTTATGTCAATGGCCGTTACCAGCCCTATCGCAATGCCATGGTGCATGTGGAGGATCGCGGTTTCCAGTTCGCCGATGGCGTTTATGAAGTGATCGCGGTGATCGGTGGCCGGATGGTGGATGCCGAGGGCCATATCGTACGGCTGGAGCGCAACCTCGATGAGCTGCGCATCGCGCATCCGATGAGCCGTGCCGCCCTGCAGGTGGTGTTCGAGGAAACCATCCGCCGCAACCGGGTCGATTTCGGCAGCATCTATGTGCAGGTAACGCGCGGTGCAGCGCGCCGCGATTTCCCATTCCCGGCTGGTGCGCGCCCAACCCTGGTGGCCATCGCCAAGCCGCTGGACCGCGCCAAGATCGCTGCCAATGCCGCCAAGGGCGTCGCCGCCATCACCACGCGCGACCAGCGCTGGGCCCGCTGCGACATCAAGAGTGTAGGCCTGCTGCCGGCGGCGCTGGCTAAGCAGCAAGCCAAGGAAGCCGGCGCCTTCGAGGCCTGGCTGGTGGATGGCGAGGGCAGGGTGACGGAGGGCTCGTCCTCCAATGCCTGGATCGTCACCAAGGATGGCGCTCTGGTCACCCGCCAGCTCGATAACGGCATCCTCAGCGGTATCACCCGCTCGGCCATCCTGGCCCTGGCCAAGGCGGAGGGATTGAAGATCGAGCAGCGTGCTTTCACGCCCGCCGAGGCCTATGAGGCGCGGGAAGCCTTCGTCACTTCCACCACGGCCTTTCTGATGCCGGTGACCAGTCTGGATGGCAGGCCGATCGGCAATGGCGCGCCGGGCCTGCTTTCAGGAAAAATCCGTGCGCTTTATGAGGTTTATGCCGATTCCCAGGCAGCTGGCGAACTGCCTTCGGCGCCCTATCTGGCCCCCTGA
- the hfq gene encoding RNA chaperone Hfq, whose amino-acid sequence MAAEKPQNVQDVFLNHIRKTKTPVTVFLVNGVKLQGIISWFDNFSVLLRRDGHMQLVYKHAISTVMPSGPIQLFDPAAQGGAGGAQGGSAGGAAGGHHD is encoded by the coding sequence ATGGCCGCCGAAAAGCCGCAAAACGTCCAAGACGTTTTCCTCAACCACATCCGCAAGACCAAGACCCCGGTCACCGTCTTCCTCGTCAATGGCGTTAAGCTGCAGGGCATCATCAGCTGGTTCGACAATTTCTCGGTGCTGCTGCGCCGTGATGGTCACATGCAGTTGGTCTACAAGCATGCCATCTCCACCGTGATGCCGTCTGGCCCGATCCAGCTGTTCGACCCGGCCGCCCAGGGTGGCGCTGGCGGTGCGCAGGGTGGTTCGGCTGGTGGCGCCGCTGGCGGGCACCACGACTGA
- the hflX gene encoding GTPase HflX: MVIHPVLKGAAPEKRQPEARLAEAVGLTRAIDLEVRHAEVINVSAWRPGTLIGPGKVEELAQLIQEQPVDVVVVDAAVTPVQQRNLERGLKTKVIDRTGLILEIFGARARTREGRLQVELAHLTYQRSRLVRSWTHLERQRGGFGFLGGPGESQLEMDRRIIGDRITRIKAELEHVVTTRGLHRRARQKVPYPVVALVGYTNAGKSTLFNRLTRADVFAKDLLFATLDPTMRVVKLPSGRKVILSDTVGFISDLPTHLVAAFRATLEEVVAADLVLHVRDMAHPDWAAQGSDVDAVLASLGITDTSGHKLMQAWNKIDQMEPEARETLLNQAERQDEVVAISALDGSGCDLLLARIDARLGDDRVELDLTLPAADGAALAWLHRHGEVRSMAEKDGELHLAVSLSPGEYGRWQKRQQGA, encoded by the coding sequence CTGGTCATCCATCCTGTTCTGAAGGGCGCCGCGCCCGAGAAGCGACAGCCGGAAGCCCGGTTGGCGGAGGCTGTCGGCTTGACTCGCGCCATCGACCTCGAGGTGCGCCATGCCGAGGTGATCAACGTCTCGGCATGGCGGCCCGGCACCCTGATCGGGCCGGGCAAGGTTGAGGAACTGGCGCAGCTTATCCAGGAGCAGCCGGTGGATGTGGTGGTGGTGGATGCCGCTGTCACGCCGGTGCAGCAGCGCAATCTCGAGCGTGGCCTGAAGACCAAGGTGATCGACCGTACTGGCCTGATCCTGGAAATCTTCGGTGCCCGCGCCCGCACGCGCGAGGGCCGGCTGCAGGTCGAGTTGGCGCATCTCACCTATCAGCGCTCACGCCTGGTGCGGTCCTGGACCCACCTTGAGCGCCAGCGCGGCGGCTTTGGCTTCCTCGGCGGCCCTGGCGAAAGCCAGCTTGAAATGGACCGCCGCATCATCGGCGACCGCATCACCCGCATCAAGGCGGAGCTGGAACATGTGGTGACGACGCGTGGCCTGCACCGCCGCGCGCGCCAGAAGGTGCCTTATCCGGTGGTCGCCCTGGTCGGCTATACCAATGCCGGCAAATCCACGCTGTTCAACCGCCTGACCCGCGCCGACGTGTTCGCCAAGGACCTGCTGTTCGCGACGCTGGATCCGACCATGCGCGTGGTGAAGCTGCCGTCGGGCCGCAAGGTGATCCTGTCCGATACCGTGGGTTTCATCTCCGATCTCCCGACCCATCTGGTTGCCGCCTTCCGCGCCACCCTGGAAGAGGTGGTGGCCGCTGACTTGGTGCTGCATGTGCGCGACATGGCGCATCCCGACTGGGCGGCGCAGGGCAGCGATGTGGATGCCGTACTGGCCTCGCTCGGCATCACCGACACTTCCGGTCACAAGCTGATGCAGGCCTGGAACAAGATCGACCAGATGGAGCCGGAAGCCCGCGAGACGCTGCTGAATCAGGCTGAGCGGCAGGATGAGGTGGTGGCGATTTCGGCTCTGGATGGCAGCGGCTGCGACCTGCTGTTGGCCCGCATCGACGCCCGGCTTGGCGATGACCGGGTGGAGCTGGACCTGACGCTGCCGGCTGCCGATGGCGCCGCGCTGGCTTGGCTGCATCGCCACGGCGAGGTGCGCAGCATGGCGGAGAAGGACGGGGAACTGCATCTGGCGGTCAGCCTCAGTCCCGGCGAGTATGGCCGCTGGCAGAAGCGGCAGCAGGGAGCTTAG